The DNA sequence ATACATCTTTGCCTTCTTCGGGAGTAATAAATCCATAACCTTTTTCGTTACTGAACCACTTTACTGTTCCTTTCATACTGGTAAAACCTCCTTTTTTAAATTTGCAGTCAATAGAGGGATAAAAAAAAACGCAAGGGAGATAGAATGCTCACCTTGCGGACTGATATTTTACTCTCCT is a window from the Candidatus Kaelpia imicola genome containing:
- a CDS encoding cold shock domain-containing protein; its protein translation is MKGTVKWFSNEKGYGFITPEEGKDV